The Hevea brasiliensis isolate MT/VB/25A 57/8 chromosome 1, ASM3005281v1, whole genome shotgun sequence genome has a window encoding:
- the LOC110656509 gene encoding mannosyltransferase APTG1 isoform X3 has product MLPPAITSHLRMRRRLNAGKSPSPKLTAENYDLSKQGGGGGEEIKSQKSNIFSSSKNIFAMCLAFRIANSLLIQTYFNPDEHWQALEVAHCIVFGYGHLTWEWKKGIRGYLHPLVFALLFKILAVLGLDTPWFMTKAPRMLQALFSAVGDLYLYKLSYALFNYSVANWAVSFYYESRGLVLGLSCLLDRLMYGSWVIVPLNFLKFNFLSSGGDYYGTHKWHWYFSQGFSVMLFTFLPFAIAGSIKSKCWKHSGLIAWVIVLYSLLGHKEFRFVLPVLPIALIFSGYALSVMARPDSPRVMRKGSSNSYTKWPSKVAFAVIFLLATNIPMAFYMSLVHQRGTEDVMIYLSKEASNEKVKSILFLMPCHATPYFSTLHHHLPMRFLDCTPSEEKGIPDESDRFMLDPVGFASELAKNWSLPSHVVLFESKERLLKDFLISRSFKEIRRFFHSHFKVDRDLQASVVVHALND; this is encoded by the exons AATGAGGAGGAGACTAAATGCAGGAAAATCACCATCCCCTAAACTCACAGCTGAAAACTATGATCTCTCCAAACAAGGAGGTGGAGGAGGAGAAGAAATAAAATCCCAGAAATCTAACATCTTTTCCTCTTCAAAGAATATCTTTGCAATGTGTTTGGCATTTCGAATAGCAAATTCTCTGCTGATACAAACATATTTCAATCCAGATGAGCACTGGCAAGCCCTTGAAGTTGCTCATTGCATTGTATTTGG GTATGGTCACTTGACTTGGGAGTGGAAGAAGGGGATCCGTGGCTATTTGCATCCATTGGTGTTTGCTTTGCTGTTCAAAATTCTTGCAGTGTTAGGTCTTGATACTCCATGGTTTATG ACCAAGGCTCCACGAATGCTGCAAGCACTGTTTTCTGCAGTTGGTGATCTGTACTTGTACAAACTTTCTTATGCTCTCTTCAATTATTCTGTAGCAAATTGGGCAGTATCCTTCTACTATGAATCTCG GGGTTTGGTGCTTGGTCTTTCTTGTTTGTTGGATCGTTTGATGTATGGCTCGTGGGTCATAGTGCCTCTTAATTTTCTTAAgttcaattttctttcttctggcGGAGATTATTATGGAACTCACAAGTGGCACTGGTACTTCTCTCAGGGATTTTCTGTTATGCTCTTCACTTTCTTACCATTTGCAATAGCTGGCAGTATCAAGTCTAAATGTTGGAAGCATTCTGGTCTCATTGCATGGGTTATCGTTCTTTACAGTTTATTGGGCCACAAAGAATTCAG GTTTGTCTTGCCTGTGCTGCCAATAGCTTTGATATTCTCTGGATATGCATTGTCTGTTATGGCAAGACCTGATTCTCCACGTGTGATGAGGAAAGGTTCTTCAAACAGTTATACCAAATGGCCTTCAAAAGTAGCATTTGCCGTCATCTTCTTGTTAGCAACCAATATTCCAATGGCATTCTATATGAGTTTGGTTCATCAG AGGGGAACCGAGGATGTAATGATCTATCTATCCAAAGAAGCCAGCAATGAGAAAGTGAAGAGTATCCTATTCTTAATGCCCTGCCACGCCACACCTTACTTCTCCACTCTCCATCACCACCTGCCCATGCGTTTTCTAGACTGCACACCAAG TGAAGAGAAAGGAATCCCTGATGAGTCAGATCGATTCATGTTGGATCCTGTTGGTTTTGCATCAGAATTGGCCAAAAACTGGTCTCTGCCTAGTCATGTTGTATTATTTGAATCTAAGGAGAGACTCTTGAAGGATTTCCTTATTTCACGTTCTTTCAAAGAG ATAAGGAGGTTTTTCCATTCTCACTTCAAGGTGGACCGAGATCTTCAAGCATCAGTTGTTGTGCATGCTTTAAATGATTGA
- the LOC110656509 gene encoding mannosyltransferase APTG1 isoform X1 has translation MLPPAITSHLRMRRRLNAGKSPSPKLTAENYDLSKQGGGGGEEIKSQKSNIFSSSKNIFAMCLAFRIANSLLIQTYFNPDEHWQALEVAHCIVFGYGHLTWEWKKGIRGYLHPLVFALLFKILAVLGLDTPWFMTKAPRMLQALFSAVGDLYLYKLSYALFNYSVANWALFSQLANWFMFYCFNRTLSNSLETVLTLVGLYFWPCMREYPSKVSLVSTRKWGLTVAALACAIRPTSAIIWVYVGLLELFVTLDKLRFIILEVFPIGGLVLGLSCLLDRLMYGSWVIVPLNFLKFNFLSSGGDYYGTHKWHWYFSQGFSVMLFTFLPFAIAGSIKSKCWKHSGLIAWVIVLYSLLGHKEFRFVLPVLPIALIFSGYALSVMARPDSPRVMRKGSSNSYTKWPSKVAFAVIFLLATNIPMAFYMSLVHQRGTEDVMIYLSKEASNEKVKSILFLMPCHATPYFSTLHHHLPMRFLDCTPSEEKGIPDESDRFMLDPVGFASELAKNWSLPSHVVLFESKERLLKDFLISRSFKEIRRFFHSHFKVDRDLQASVVVHALND, from the exons AATGAGGAGGAGACTAAATGCAGGAAAATCACCATCCCCTAAACTCACAGCTGAAAACTATGATCTCTCCAAACAAGGAGGTGGAGGAGGAGAAGAAATAAAATCCCAGAAATCTAACATCTTTTCCTCTTCAAAGAATATCTTTGCAATGTGTTTGGCATTTCGAATAGCAAATTCTCTGCTGATACAAACATATTTCAATCCAGATGAGCACTGGCAAGCCCTTGAAGTTGCTCATTGCATTGTATTTGG GTATGGTCACTTGACTTGGGAGTGGAAGAAGGGGATCCGTGGCTATTTGCATCCATTGGTGTTTGCTTTGCTGTTCAAAATTCTTGCAGTGTTAGGTCTTGATACTCCATGGTTTATG ACCAAGGCTCCACGAATGCTGCAAGCACTGTTTTCTGCAGTTGGTGATCTGTACTTGTACAAACTTTCTTATGCTCTCTTCAATTATTCTGTAGCAAATTGGGCA CTCTTCTCTCAATTAGCAAACTGGTTCATGTTTTACTGCTTCAATCGTACATTGTCCAATAGCTTGGAAACTGTTCTTACACTGGTGGGTTTGTACTTTTGGCCCTGTATGAGAGAATATCCTAGTAAAGTATCATTAGTTTCAACAAGGAAGTGGGGTTTGACCGTAGCAGCATTAGCTTGTGCAATTCGACCAACAAGTGCTATCATCTGGGTCTATGTTGGCCTTCTTGAACTGTTTGTCACACTTGATAAACTGAGATTCATTATTCTAGAGGTGTTTCCCATTGG GGGTTTGGTGCTTGGTCTTTCTTGTTTGTTGGATCGTTTGATGTATGGCTCGTGGGTCATAGTGCCTCTTAATTTTCTTAAgttcaattttctttcttctggcGGAGATTATTATGGAACTCACAAGTGGCACTGGTACTTCTCTCAGGGATTTTCTGTTATGCTCTTCACTTTCTTACCATTTGCAATAGCTGGCAGTATCAAGTCTAAATGTTGGAAGCATTCTGGTCTCATTGCATGGGTTATCGTTCTTTACAGTTTATTGGGCCACAAAGAATTCAG GTTTGTCTTGCCTGTGCTGCCAATAGCTTTGATATTCTCTGGATATGCATTGTCTGTTATGGCAAGACCTGATTCTCCACGTGTGATGAGGAAAGGTTCTTCAAACAGTTATACCAAATGGCCTTCAAAAGTAGCATTTGCCGTCATCTTCTTGTTAGCAACCAATATTCCAATGGCATTCTATATGAGTTTGGTTCATCAG AGGGGAACCGAGGATGTAATGATCTATCTATCCAAAGAAGCCAGCAATGAGAAAGTGAAGAGTATCCTATTCTTAATGCCCTGCCACGCCACACCTTACTTCTCCACTCTCCATCACCACCTGCCCATGCGTTTTCTAGACTGCACACCAAG TGAAGAGAAAGGAATCCCTGATGAGTCAGATCGATTCATGTTGGATCCTGTTGGTTTTGCATCAGAATTGGCCAAAAACTGGTCTCTGCCTAGTCATGTTGTATTATTTGAATCTAAGGAGAGACTCTTGAAGGATTTCCTTATTTCACGTTCTTTCAAAGAG ATAAGGAGGTTTTTCCATTCTCACTTCAAGGTGGACCGAGATCTTCAAGCATCAGTTGTTGTGCATGCTTTAAATGATTGA
- the LOC110656509 gene encoding mannosyltransferase APTG1 isoform X2 gives MRRRLNAGKSPSPKLTAENYDLSKQGGGGGEEIKSQKSNIFSSSKNIFAMCLAFRIANSLLIQTYFNPDEHWQALEVAHCIVFGYGHLTWEWKKGIRGYLHPLVFALLFKILAVLGLDTPWFMTKAPRMLQALFSAVGDLYLYKLSYALFNYSVANWALFSQLANWFMFYCFNRTLSNSLETVLTLVGLYFWPCMREYPSKVSLVSTRKWGLTVAALACAIRPTSAIIWVYVGLLELFVTLDKLRFIILEVFPIGGLVLGLSCLLDRLMYGSWVIVPLNFLKFNFLSSGGDYYGTHKWHWYFSQGFSVMLFTFLPFAIAGSIKSKCWKHSGLIAWVIVLYSLLGHKEFRFVLPVLPIALIFSGYALSVMARPDSPRVMRKGSSNSYTKWPSKVAFAVIFLLATNIPMAFYMSLVHQRGTEDVMIYLSKEASNEKVKSILFLMPCHATPYFSTLHHHLPMRFLDCTPSEEKGIPDESDRFMLDPVGFASELAKNWSLPSHVVLFESKERLLKDFLISRSFKEIRRFFHSHFKVDRDLQASVVVHALND, from the exons ATGAGGAGGAGACTAAATGCAGGAAAATCACCATCCCCTAAACTCACAGCTGAAAACTATGATCTCTCCAAACAAGGAGGTGGAGGAGGAGAAGAAATAAAATCCCAGAAATCTAACATCTTTTCCTCTTCAAAGAATATCTTTGCAATGTGTTTGGCATTTCGAATAGCAAATTCTCTGCTGATACAAACATATTTCAATCCAGATGAGCACTGGCAAGCCCTTGAAGTTGCTCATTGCATTGTATTTGG GTATGGTCACTTGACTTGGGAGTGGAAGAAGGGGATCCGTGGCTATTTGCATCCATTGGTGTTTGCTTTGCTGTTCAAAATTCTTGCAGTGTTAGGTCTTGATACTCCATGGTTTATG ACCAAGGCTCCACGAATGCTGCAAGCACTGTTTTCTGCAGTTGGTGATCTGTACTTGTACAAACTTTCTTATGCTCTCTTCAATTATTCTGTAGCAAATTGGGCA CTCTTCTCTCAATTAGCAAACTGGTTCATGTTTTACTGCTTCAATCGTACATTGTCCAATAGCTTGGAAACTGTTCTTACACTGGTGGGTTTGTACTTTTGGCCCTGTATGAGAGAATATCCTAGTAAAGTATCATTAGTTTCAACAAGGAAGTGGGGTTTGACCGTAGCAGCATTAGCTTGTGCAATTCGACCAACAAGTGCTATCATCTGGGTCTATGTTGGCCTTCTTGAACTGTTTGTCACACTTGATAAACTGAGATTCATTATTCTAGAGGTGTTTCCCATTGG GGGTTTGGTGCTTGGTCTTTCTTGTTTGTTGGATCGTTTGATGTATGGCTCGTGGGTCATAGTGCCTCTTAATTTTCTTAAgttcaattttctttcttctggcGGAGATTATTATGGAACTCACAAGTGGCACTGGTACTTCTCTCAGGGATTTTCTGTTATGCTCTTCACTTTCTTACCATTTGCAATAGCTGGCAGTATCAAGTCTAAATGTTGGAAGCATTCTGGTCTCATTGCATGGGTTATCGTTCTTTACAGTTTATTGGGCCACAAAGAATTCAG GTTTGTCTTGCCTGTGCTGCCAATAGCTTTGATATTCTCTGGATATGCATTGTCTGTTATGGCAAGACCTGATTCTCCACGTGTGATGAGGAAAGGTTCTTCAAACAGTTATACCAAATGGCCTTCAAAAGTAGCATTTGCCGTCATCTTCTTGTTAGCAACCAATATTCCAATGGCATTCTATATGAGTTTGGTTCATCAG AGGGGAACCGAGGATGTAATGATCTATCTATCCAAAGAAGCCAGCAATGAGAAAGTGAAGAGTATCCTATTCTTAATGCCCTGCCACGCCACACCTTACTTCTCCACTCTCCATCACCACCTGCCCATGCGTTTTCTAGACTGCACACCAAG TGAAGAGAAAGGAATCCCTGATGAGTCAGATCGATTCATGTTGGATCCTGTTGGTTTTGCATCAGAATTGGCCAAAAACTGGTCTCTGCCTAGTCATGTTGTATTATTTGAATCTAAGGAGAGACTCTTGAAGGATTTCCTTATTTCACGTTCTTTCAAAGAG ATAAGGAGGTTTTTCCATTCTCACTTCAAGGTGGACCGAGATCTTCAAGCATCAGTTGTTGTGCATGCTTTAAATGATTGA